A genomic segment from Ochotona princeps isolate mOchPri1 chromosome 11, mOchPri1.hap1, whole genome shotgun sequence encodes:
- the LOC131481471 gene encoding putative vomeronasal receptor-like protein 4 produces the protein MLILKNVYFFQIGIGIIANAFLLVFHIYTSAQVHRYSPRPTDMTTCNLAFVHIVMLFTSLDIISAEMFKLLDFPNGLKCKLLFYLSRVMRGLSISTTCLLSIVQVITISPSSFCLSRFKCKLKKHVAIAFFCIWSLNLSSNSNMIIHIVAHSNRTNLLTVSKYCSVSSMNSVLTTLCFILALSQNVFFVGIMLFSSMYMVIFLCRHQRKSEYLHSISTFPRISPAKRATRTVLVLVSFFVIMYCVDIIMSSFSILSLKYEPIVLDIQKIVVNAYATVSPLVLISSDKRIISALQYTIDTITILHCIISESLQKCWILS, from the coding sequence ATGCTAAtattgaaaaatgtgtattttttccagATTGGCATTGGAATCATAGCTAATGccttcctccttgtcttccaTATCTACACCAGTGCCCAAGTTCATAGGTATAGTCCAAGACCCACTGATATGACCACCTGTAACCTGGCTTTTGTCCATATAGTGATGCTATTTACTTCACTGGATATTATTTCTGCAGAAATGTTCAAGTTGCTGGATTTTCCAAATGGCTTAAAATGTAAGCTTTTGTTCTACTTGAGTAGGGTGATGAGGGGTCTCTCCATCTCCACCACCTGTCTCCTGAGCATTGTGCAGgtcatcaccatcagtcccagctccttctgctTGTCAAGATTTAAATGTAAACTCAAAAAACATGTTGCCATTGCTTTTTTCTGCATTTGGTCCCTCAACCTGTCTTCCAATAGCAACATGATCATCCACATTGTAGCTCATTCCAACAGGACCAATCTACTCACTGTCAGTAAGTACTGCTCAGTTTCCTCAATGAACTCTGTCCTCACAACACTATGTTTCATTCTTGCATTGTCCCAGAATGTTTTCTTTGTAGGAATCATGCTGTTCTCCAGCATgtacatggtgattttcttatgtagacatcagaggaagtctgagtacctTCACAGTATCAGCACTTTCCCAAGAATCTCTCCAGCAAAAAGGGCCACCCGTACTGTCCTGGTGCTGGTtagtttctttgtgattatgtactGTGTTGATATCATCATGTCATCCTTCTCAATTCTATCTTTGAAATATGAACCAATTGTCCTGGATATCCAAAAGATTGTGGTAAATGCTTATGCCACTGTCAGTCCTTTGGTGCTTATTAGTTCTGATAAAAGAATAATTAGTGCACTACAATACACAATTGATACGATTACAATCTTACATTGTATCATCAGTGAATCATTGCAAAAATGTTGGATTTTATCCTAA